From the unidentified bacterial endosymbiont genome, one window contains:
- a CDS encoding gamma-glutamylcyclotransferase family protein, whose translation MRIFVYGSLRTKQGNSHWMTNAQLMGNYNIENFQLYSLGHYPGAVPGEGTVQGEVYRIDNATLTELDALRTRGGEYARQLIQTPYGSAWMYVYQRSVKGLTRIESGNWLDRDQY comes from the coding sequence ATGCGAATATTTGTCTACGGTAGTTTACGCACTAAGCAGGGCAACAGTCACTGGATGACCAATGCCCAGTTGATGGGTAATTACAATATTGAGAACTTCCAGCTGTACAGTCTGGGCCACTATCCAGGCGCGGTTCCGGGTGAAGGAACAGTACAGGGTGAAGTTTATCGTATTGATAATGCGACGCTTACCGAACTTGATGCCTTGCGCACCAGGGGCGGTGAATACGCGCGCCAGTTGATTCAGACGCCGTACGGAAGCGCGTGGATGTATGTCTACCAGCGTTCGGTCAAAGGGTTAACGCGGATTGAAAGCGGTAACTGGTTAGACAGAGACCAGTACTGA
- the ytfQ gene encoding galactofuranose ABC transporter substrate-binding protein YtfQ: protein MWKRLLLVTAVSAAMSSMAMAAPLTVGFSQVGSESGWRAAETNVAKSEAEKRGITLKIADAQQKQENQIKAVRSFIAQGVDAIFIAPVVATGWEPVLKEAKDAEIPVILLDRSIDVKDKSLYMTTVTANNVLEGQLIGDWLVKQVNGKPCNVVELQGTVGASVAIDRKKGFAEAIAKAPNIKIIRSQSGDFTRSKGKEVMESFIKAENNGKNICMVYAHNDDMAIGAIQAIKEAGLKPGKDILTGSIDGVPDIYKAMMDGDANASVELTPNMAGPAFDALEKFKKDGTLPEKVTITKSTLYLPDTAKEELEKKKNMGY, encoded by the coding sequence ATGTGGAAGCGCTTACTTCTTGTCACAGCAGTTTCGGCAGCCATGTCGTCTATGGCGATGGCCGCACCTTTAACCGTAGGATTCTCGCAGGTCGGGTCTGAATCCGGCTGGCGTGCGGCTGAAACCAACGTTGCCAAAAGCGAGGCTGAAAAACGCGGAATCACGCTGAAAATCGCCGATGCTCAGCAAAAACAAGAGAATCAGATTAAAGCCGTACGTTCCTTTATTGCGCAGGGTGTGGATGCCATCTTCATTGCACCTGTCGTTGCGACCGGCTGGGAACCGGTGCTGAAGGAAGCCAAAGACGCTGAAATTCCGGTCATCCTGCTCGATCGTTCCATCGATGTAAAAGACAAATCTCTCTATATGACCACCGTCACCGCCAACAACGTGCTTGAAGGGCAATTAATTGGTGACTGGCTGGTAAAACAGGTGAATGGCAAACCGTGCAACGTGGTTGAACTGCAGGGCACGGTCGGGGCGAGCGTAGCCATTGACCGTAAGAAAGGCTTTGCAGAGGCTATCGCTAAAGCGCCAAACATCAAGATTATCCGTTCTCAGTCCGGCGACTTTACCCGCAGCAAAGGTAAAGAGGTTATGGAGAGCTTTATCAAAGCGGAAAACAACGGCAAGAACATCTGCATGGTGTATGCCCATAACGACGATATGGCGATCGGTGCCATTCAGGCCATTAAAGAAGCGGGTCTGAAGCCGGGCAAAGATATCCTCACCGGTTCTATCGACGGCGTGCCTGACATCTACAAAGCGATGATGGACGGTGATGCGAACGCCAGCGTTGAACTGACGCCAAACATGGCGGGCCCGGCATTCGATGCGCTGGAGAAATTCAAGAAAGACGGCACCCTGCCTGAGAAAGTGACTATCACCAAATCAACGCTCTACCTGCCTGATACCGCGAAAGAAGAGTTAGAGAAGAAGAAAAATATGGGCTACTGA
- the tamA gene encoding autotransporter assembly complex protein TamA: MTKIRQLCLVSILLTSGIASAANVRLQVEGLSGTLEKNVRARLSTIQSDEVTPDRRFRARVDDAIRDGLKALGYYEPTIDFDLRPPPAKGRQVLIARVSPGEPVLIGGTNVVLRGGARTDRDYLNLLGTRPKVGTVLNHGDYDRFKSALTNVSLRKGYFDSQFNKSQLGVALDRRQAFWDIDFDSGERYRFGDVTFEGSQIREAFLQNLVPFKKGDYFQSSDLGELNRRLSATGWFNSVVVAPDFTDARESKVLPLHGVVSPRTENTIEMGGGFSTDVGPRVRAAWRKPWMNSYGHSLTTSASISAPEQQLDFSYKIPLLKNPLEQYYLVQGGFKRTDLNDTEQDSTTLAVSRFWDLSSGWQRAINLRWSLDHFTQANVTNTTMLLYPGVMISRTRSRGGLMPVWGDSQRYSIDYSDTMWGSDVDFTVVQAQNVWIRTLLDKHRFVMRGNLGWIETGDFDRVPPDLRFFAGGDRSIRGYKFKSISPENEKGQLTGASRLATGSLEYQYNVSGKWWGAMFVDGGEAVNDIRRSDFKTGAGVGVRWQSPVGPIKLDFAVPVGDKDVHGLQFYIGLGPEL, encoded by the coding sequence GTGACAAAAATCCGCCAGTTATGTTTAGTCAGTATACTGCTGACAAGCGGGATTGCCAGCGCGGCGAATGTCCGTTTGCAGGTTGAAGGGTTATCCGGGACGCTGGAAAAAAACGTCCGGGCACGGCTGTCGACAATCCAGAGTGATGAAGTGACGCCGGACCGGCGCTTTCGCGCCCGCGTGGATGACGCGATCCGCGACGGGTTAAAAGCGCTGGGATATTACGAACCCACCATCGACTTTGATTTACGTCCGCCTCCGGCCAAAGGACGACAGGTGCTCATTGCCCGCGTCTCGCCGGGCGAGCCAGTATTGATTGGCGGCACCAACGTGGTGCTACGCGGGGGAGCCCGTACCGACAGGGATTATCTAAACCTGCTTGGCACGCGTCCAAAAGTGGGGACCGTGCTGAATCACGGTGACTACGATCGCTTTAAAAGCGCATTAACCAACGTGTCGCTGCGTAAAGGCTATTTCGACAGCCAGTTTAACAAAAGCCAGTTGGGTGTTGCCCTCGACAGACGTCAGGCGTTCTGGGATATCGATTTCGACAGCGGCGAGCGTTATCGCTTTGGCGATGTGACGTTCGAAGGTTCGCAAATCCGCGAAGCGTTTCTGCAAAACCTCGTGCCGTTCAAAAAGGGTGACTATTTCCAGTCGAGCGATCTCGGCGAACTGAACCGCCGTTTATCTGCCACCGGCTGGTTTAACTCGGTGGTTGTTGCCCCTGATTTTACCGATGCCCGTGAAAGCAAAGTGCTACCGCTGCACGGCGTGGTTTCGCCGCGCACGGAGAACACCATTGAGATGGGGGGCGGCTTCTCAACGGACGTGGGGCCGCGCGTCAGGGCGGCGTGGCGAAAGCCGTGGATGAACTCCTACGGCCACAGCCTGACCACCAGCGCCAGTATCTCCGCGCCTGAACAACAGCTGGATTTTAGCTACAAAATCCCACTGCTGAAGAATCCGCTCGAACAATATTACCTGGTGCAAGGCGGCTTTAAGCGTACCGATTTGAACGATACCGAGCAGGACTCCACCACCCTCGCTGTGTCGCGATTCTGGGACCTTTCCAGCGGCTGGCAGCGCGCCATCAACCTGCGCTGGAGTCTTGACCACTTTACCCAGGCAAACGTCACCAACACCACCATGCTGCTCTATCCGGGAGTGATGATAAGCCGTACCCGTTCCCGCGGCGGCCTGATGCCCGTGTGGGGCGATTCCCAGCGTTACTCCATTGATTATTCCGACACTATGTGGGGGTCCGACGTGGACTTCACGGTGGTACAGGCGCAAAACGTCTGGATCCGCACGCTGCTCGACAAGCACCGCTTCGTGATGCGCGGCAACCTCGGCTGGATTGAAACCGGCGATTTCGACCGCGTTCCGCCGGATCTGCGTTTCTTCGCCGGGGGCGATCGCAGTATCCGTGGCTATAAATTCAAATCCATCTCTCCCGAAAACGAAAAAGGCCAACTGACCGGAGCCTCCAGGCTGGCGACCGGCTCGCTGGAGTACCAGTACAACGTGAGCGGGAAGTGGTGGGGGGCAATGTTCGTCGACGGCGGTGAAGCGGTGAACGACATCCGCCGCAGCGATTTTAAAACCGGCGCGGGCGTCGGCGTGCGCTGGCAGTCGCCGGTCGGGCCAATTAAGCTCGACTTCGCCGTCCCGGTGGGGGACAAAGACGTACACGGATTACAGTTTTACATCGGTCTGGGGCCTGAATTATGA
- a CDS encoding LacI family DNA-binding transcriptional regulator yields MPGRLKMEEIASLTGYSVSTVSRVLSGKSYTSEKARDAIVRTAQELGVLESMVSGRLLINGIAVFAPERTFQGRGDIFYLEVTKGITEACARHDVWVSCCGLEEQHADVKVFMEKAGHKNINAIIIIGTDDSTIFKLASTLNKPCVLINSVDRDRMLDSVSPDHRAIGFTAMQYLFEQGHRRVLTLTCLRRDTLYARLDGIKEAYRHFHVAFEPQRDLLVTEWFTAEEAESALDAWLRGHDRAQWPEAIFPNCTSMAEGVIRALERHGLRIPDDISLITTDFAWNLEHRLEQPVTGVTVPCRDLGIEAVHLLQTRLNRPQAPVYNLLLQGKAIDNGSVSNATRHAARVALGQ; encoded by the coding sequence ATGCCGGGCAGGTTAAAAATGGAGGAGATCGCCTCCCTGACGGGGTATTCCGTCAGTACGGTTTCCAGGGTATTAAGCGGCAAATCTTATACCAGTGAAAAAGCCCGCGACGCGATAGTCCGCACCGCGCAGGAGCTTGGCGTGCTTGAGTCGATGGTGAGCGGGCGGCTCTTAATTAACGGTATCGCCGTTTTTGCCCCGGAAAGAACATTCCAGGGACGGGGCGATATTTTTTACCTGGAAGTGACCAAAGGCATTACCGAAGCCTGCGCCCGGCACGATGTGTGGGTTAGCTGTTGCGGACTGGAAGAACAGCATGCGGATGTAAAAGTATTTATGGAAAAGGCTGGTCATAAAAATATCAATGCGATAATTATCATTGGAACTGATGATTCCACTATTTTTAAACTGGCCAGCACCCTGAATAAACCCTGTGTATTAATTAACTCCGTCGATCGGGACCGGATGCTGGATTCAGTCTCTCCCGACCACCGCGCCATAGGTTTTACCGCCATGCAATATCTTTTTGAGCAGGGGCACCGCCGGGTGCTAACCCTCACCTGTCTGCGCCGGGATACGCTCTATGCGCGTCTGGACGGCATTAAAGAGGCGTATCGCCATTTTCACGTCGCCTTTGAGCCGCAGCGTGATTTGCTGGTAACCGAGTGGTTTACCGCAGAAGAGGCCGAAAGTGCGCTGGATGCGTGGTTAAGGGGGCATGACAGAGCGCAGTGGCCTGAGGCCATTTTCCCGAACTGCACCAGCATGGCCGAAGGGGTGATCAGAGCGCTGGAACGCCACGGTCTGCGCATTCCGGACGATATTTCGCTTATCACCACGGATTTTGCCTGGAATCTGGAGCACCGGCTGGAACAACCGGTAACGGGGGTCACGGTGCCTTGTCGCGATCTTGGCATTGAGGCCGTACATCTCCTGCAAACCCGGCTCAACAGACCGCAGGCGCCGGTTTATAACCTCCTGTTGCAGGGGAAAGCGATAGATAACGGTTCGGTGAGTAATGCGACGCGCCACGCCGCGCGCGTGGCGCTGGGGCAATAA
- the tamB gene encoding autotransporter assembly complex protein TamB has translation MSLWKKISLGVLIFIMLLLGTVAFLVGTTTGLHLLFNAANRWVPGLEIGQVTGGWRDLRLKNIRYQQPGIAVNAGEFHLAVKLGCLRDSKLCVNDLSLKDVNVGIDSTKMPKSAPVEEEDSGPLNLSTPYPVALYRVALNNITVKIDDTTVSVMDFTSGLRWQEKNLTLTPTSLQGLLIALPKAAKVAQEEIVEPKIHNPQPEEKPLGETLKDLFSQPVLPEMTDVHLPLNLNIEAFKGEQLRLTGDTDLTVYNMLLKVSSIDGSMKLDALDIDTNQGSVNASGNALLRDDWPVDITLNSALNIDPLKGEKVKVKVGGALRDKLDIGVNLSGPVDITLRAQTQLAQAGLPLNVEIISQQLYWPFTGEKQFQADNLKLKLSGKMTDYALSFSTAVKGQGVPPATIALDAKGNEQQINLDKLTVAALEGKTELTALLDWQQAISWRGELKLTGINTAKEMPEWPSKLDGLIKTRGSLYGGTWQMDVPEIKLAGNVKQNKVSVEGSVQGNSYLQWVIPGLHVALGRNTADIKGELGVRDLNLDATIDAPNLDNALPGLGGTAKGLVKVRGTVDAPQLLADITANNLRWQELSIARVRVQGDVKSTEQIGGNLNLRVERISQPDLNINLVTLAAKGTEKQHDLQLRVQGEPVSGQVHLTGSFDRKEQRWRGQLDNTRFSTAVGPLVLSRAIALDYRNTEQKISIGPHCWTNPNAELCVPQTIDAGAKGRAQITLNRFDLAMLKPFIPATTQASGVFSGKADVAWDTTQEGLPQGSVTLSGRNVKVTQEINDAPLPVAFDTLNLSADLHNNRAQLEWVIRLTNNGQFDGQIQIADPQGRRNLGGNVNIRNFNLAMVNPIFSRGEKAEGMLSANLRLAGNAQSPQLFGQMQLNGVDIDGNFMPFDMLPSQIAMNFNGMSSTLTGSVLTQQGQINLSGNADWSQLDNWRARISAKGTRVRITVPPMVRLDVSPDVVFEATPSLFTLDGRVDVPWARILVHDVPESAVGVSSDEVMLDDNLQPIEQQSAGIPINSNLIVHVGNNVRLDAFGLKARLTGDLKVAQDKQGLGLNGQINIPEGRFHAYGQDLIVRKGELLFSGPPDQPILNIEAIRNPDATENDVIAGVRVTGSADEPKAEIFSDPAMSQQEALSYLLRGQGLESGQSDSAAMTSMLVGLGVAQSGQVVGKIGETFGVSNLALDTQGVGDSSQVVVSGYVLPGLQVKYGVGIFDSLATLTLRYRLMPKLYLEAVSGIDQALDVLYQFEF, from the coding sequence ATGAGTTTATGGAAGAAGATAAGCCTCGGGGTGCTGATTTTTATCATGCTACTGCTCGGTACAGTGGCGTTTCTGGTGGGTACAACCACGGGTCTGCATCTGCTGTTTAACGCGGCCAACCGCTGGGTTCCGGGGCTAGAGATTGGCCAGGTGACGGGCGGCTGGCGCGATCTGCGGTTGAAAAATATTCGCTATCAACAGCCGGGGATCGCGGTCAATGCCGGGGAGTTCCATCTTGCGGTGAAGCTGGGCTGCCTGCGGGACAGTAAGCTGTGCGTAAACGATCTGTCGCTAAAAGACGTCAATGTGGGGATAGATTCCACGAAAATGCCAAAATCTGCGCCGGTTGAGGAGGAAGATAGCGGCCCGCTGAATCTCTCAACTCCTTACCCGGTTGCGCTGTATCGGGTGGCGCTGAACAATATTACTGTCAAAATCGACGACACCACGGTGTCTGTGATGGATTTCACCTCTGGCCTGCGCTGGCAGGAGAAAAACCTTACCCTGACGCCAACCTCACTACAGGGATTGCTGATTGCGCTGCCAAAAGCGGCAAAAGTGGCGCAGGAAGAGATCGTCGAGCCTAAGATCCACAATCCGCAGCCGGAAGAAAAACCGCTGGGCGAAACGCTAAAGGATCTCTTCTCTCAACCGGTACTACCTGAGATGACGGACGTTCATCTGCCGCTAAATCTCAATATCGAAGCGTTTAAAGGCGAGCAGTTGCGTTTGACCGGCGATACCGATCTCACGGTCTATAACATGCTACTTAAGGTTAGCAGCATTGACGGCAGCATGAAGCTCGACGCGCTGGATATCGACACCAACCAGGGCTCGGTTAACGCGTCAGGCAATGCGTTGCTGCGCGACGACTGGCCAGTGGATATCACGCTGAACAGCGCCCTCAATATTGACCCGCTAAAAGGCGAAAAGGTGAAGGTGAAAGTCGGCGGTGCGTTGCGCGACAAACTCGATATCGGCGTGAACCTTTCAGGCCCGGTGGACATAACCCTGCGGGCGCAAACGCAGCTGGCGCAAGCGGGGCTGCCGCTGAATGTAGAGATTATCAGCCAGCAGCTTTACTGGCCGTTTACCGGCGAAAAGCAGTTCCAGGCCGATAACCTTAAGCTGAAACTGAGCGGCAAAATGACCGACTACGCGCTGTCATTTAGCACCGCGGTGAAAGGTCAGGGCGTCCCGCCAGCGACGATCGCGCTGGACGCCAAAGGTAACGAACAGCAGATTAATCTCGACAAACTGACCGTTGCCGCGCTGGAAGGAAAAACCGAGCTGACCGCACTGCTCGACTGGCAGCAGGCGATCAGCTGGCGCGGCGAACTGAAGCTGACCGGTATTAACACGGCCAAAGAGATGCCGGAGTGGCCGTCGAAGCTTGATGGTCTGATCAAAACGCGCGGCAGCCTGTATGGCGGGACATGGCAGATGGACGTGCCGGAAATCAAGCTCGCCGGTAACGTGAAGCAGAACAAGGTTAGCGTTGAGGGTTCCGTTCAGGGCAACAGCTATCTGCAGTGGGTTATTCCGGGCCTGCACGTAGCCCTGGGGCGCAATACGGCAGATATCAAAGGCGAGCTGGGGGTACGGGATCTTAATCTGGATGCCACCATCGATGCGCCGAATCTCGATAACGCTCTGCCTGGGCTTGGCGGGACGGCGAAAGGGCTGGTGAAGGTTCGCGGTACGGTGGATGCGCCGCAACTGCTGGCGGATATCACCGCCAATAACCTGCGCTGGCAGGAACTGTCCATTGCGCGCGTGCGCGTTCAGGGGGATGTGAAATCCACCGAACAGATCGGCGGCAACCTCAACCTGCGCGTGGAGCGTATTTCTCAGCCTGATCTTAATATCAATCTGGTGACGCTTGCGGCCAAAGGCACTGAGAAGCAGCACGATCTCCAGCTTCGAGTGCAGGGGGAGCCGGTGTCCGGGCAGGTGCATTTAACGGGGAGCTTTGATCGCAAAGAACAGCGCTGGAGAGGTCAGCTTGATAACACCCGCTTCAGCACCGCGGTTGGGCCGCTGGTGCTCTCACGCGCCATTGCGCTGGACTACCGCAATACCGAGCAAAAAATCAGCATTGGGCCGCACTGCTGGACGAACCCGAATGCGGAGCTGTGCGTGCCGCAGACCATCGATGCGGGTGCAAAAGGGCGCGCGCAAATTACTCTCAACCGCTTTGACCTGGCGATGCTGAAGCCCTTTATACCGGCAACCACCCAGGCCAGCGGCGTCTTTAGCGGTAAAGCGGATGTTGCATGGGACACCACGCAGGAGGGGCTGCCACAGGGTAGCGTGACGCTCTCTGGCCGTAATGTGAAAGTCACTCAGGAGATAAACGATGCGCCGCTGCCGGTGGCCTTCGATACCCTGAACCTGAGCGCTGATTTGCATAACAACCGCGCACAGCTGGAGTGGGTGATCCGCCTGACCAATAACGGTCAATTTGACGGTCAGATCCAGATAGCCGATCCCCAGGGGAGACGTAATCTTGGCGGCAACGTCAACATTCGCAACTTCAACCTGGCGATGGTGAACCCGATCTTCTCGCGCGGGGAAAAAGCGGAGGGGATGCTCAGCGCCAACCTGCGTCTGGCAGGCAATGCGCAAAGCCCGCAGCTGTTTGGTCAGATGCAGCTAAACGGGGTGGATATCGACGGGAACTTTATGCCGTTTGATATGTTGCCAAGCCAGATTGCGATGAACTTTAACGGCATGAGTTCGACGCTTACCGGCTCGGTGCTTACCCAGCAGGGGCAAATTAACCTTAGCGGCAATGCCGACTGGAGTCAGCTTGATAACTGGCGCGCGCGGATATCGGCGAAGGGCACCCGGGTGCGGATCACGGTTCCGCCGATGGTGCGTCTGGACGTCTCGCCTGACGTGGTCTTTGAAGCGACGCCGAGCCTCTTCACGCTGGACGGGCGCGTAGATGTGCCGTGGGCGCGTATCCTGGTGCACGACGTTCCGGAGAGCGCGGTCGGCGTCTCCAGCGATGAGGTGATGCTCGATGACAATCTGCAGCCGATTGAACAGCAGAGCGCCGGGATCCCGATCAACAGCAATCTCATCGTCCACGTGGGGAATAACGTTCGTCTGGATGCGTTTGGGCTGAAGGCAAGACTCACGGGCGACCTGAAAGTCGCGCAGGATAAACAGGGGTTGGGCCTGAACGGGCAGATCAATATTCCTGAAGGACGTTTCCATGCTTATGGTCAGGATCTGATTGTACGTAAAGGGGAGCTGCTGTTCTCTGGCCCACCGGACCAGCCAATACTGAATATCGAAGCCATCCGAAACCCTGACGCCACCGAAAACGATGTGATTGCGGGGGTGCGTGTGACCGGTTCCGCCGATGAACCGAAAGCGGAAATCTTCTCTGACCCGGCGATGTCGCAGCAGGAGGCTCTCTCTTACCTGCTTCGTGGGCAAGGTCTGGAGAGCGGTCAAAGCGACAGTGCGGCAATGACGTCGATGTTAGTGGGCCTGGGGGTTGCACAAAGTGGTCAGGTTGTGGGTAAAATCGGCGAGACGTTCGGCGTAAGCAATCTGGCGCTGGACACCCAGGGCGTGGGTGACTCTTCGCAGGTGGTGGTCAGCGGCTATGTACTGCCGGGTCTGCAGGTAAAATATGGCGTGGGGATCTTTGACTCACTGGCAACACTCACGTTACGCTACCGCCTGATGCCTAAGCTATATCTGGAAGCGGTGTCTGGCATAGATCAGGCGCTTGATGTGCTCTATCAGTTTGAGTTCTAG
- the msrA gene encoding peptide-methionine (S)-S-oxide reductase MsrA encodes MSLFDKKHLISQADALPGRNTPMPVATLHAVNNHSMSNVPDGMAIALFAMGCFWGVERLYWQLPGVYSTAAGYTGGYTPNPTYREVCSGDTGHAEAVRVVYDPSVISYEQLLQVFWENHDPAQGMRQGNDHGTQYRSAVYPLTPEQEKAARASLERFQSAMRDAGDTREVTTEIAAAKPFYYAEDDHQQYLHKNPYGYCGIGGIGVCLPPLLA; translated from the coding sequence GTGAGTTTATTCGATAAAAAGCATCTGATTTCACAAGCCGATGCATTACCGGGACGCAATACCCCTATGCCGGTGGCGACGCTACACGCCGTCAACAACCACTCAATGTCCAACGTTCCAGATGGAATGGCGATCGCCCTGTTCGCCATGGGCTGTTTCTGGGGCGTTGAACGCCTTTACTGGCAATTGCCCGGCGTTTACAGCACCGCTGCGGGTTACACCGGCGGTTACACGCCAAACCCAACCTACCGTGAAGTCTGCTCCGGTGATACCGGCCATGCCGAAGCGGTGCGGGTGGTGTATGACCCGTCCGTCATCAGCTACGAGCAACTGCTGCAGGTCTTCTGGGAAAACCACGACCCGGCGCAGGGGATGCGTCAGGGCAACGACCACGGCACCCAGTATCGCTCTGCCGTTTATCCGCTCACACCGGAGCAGGAAAAAGCCGCTCGCGCCAGCCTGGAACGCTTCCAGAGCGCCATGCGCGACGCTGGAGATACGCGCGAAGTGACGACGGAAATCGCCGCCGCGAAGCCGTTTTACTATGCCGAAGACGACCACCAGCAGTATCTGCATAAAAATCCGTACGGCTACTGCGGTATCGGCGGTATCGGCGTGTGCCTGCCGCCACTGCTGGCCTGA
- the ppa gene encoding inorganic diphosphatase, with the protein MSLLNVPAGKELPEDIYVVIEIPANADPIKYEVDKESGALFVDRFMSTAMFYPCNYGYINHTLSLDGDPVDVLVPTPYPLQPGSVVRCRPVGVLKMTDEAGEDAKLVAVPHTKLSKEYDHIKDVNDLPELLKAQITHFFEHYKDLEKGKWVKVDGWDNAEAAKAEIVASFERAAKK; encoded by the coding sequence ATGAGCTTACTCAACGTCCCTGCGGGTAAAGAACTGCCAGAAGACATCTACGTTGTTATCGAAATCCCGGCTAACGCAGATCCTATCAAATACGAAGTGGACAAAGAGAGCGGCGCCCTGTTCGTAGACCGTTTCATGTCTACCGCGATGTTCTATCCATGTAACTACGGTTACATCAACCACACGCTGTCTCTGGACGGTGATCCGGTCGACGTGCTGGTCCCAACGCCATACCCACTGCAGCCTGGCTCTGTGGTTCGCTGCCGTCCAGTTGGCGTGCTGAAAATGACCGATGAAGCGGGCGAAGATGCGAAACTGGTTGCAGTACCGCACACGAAACTGAGCAAAGAGTACGATCACATTAAAGATGTGAACGACCTGCCAGAACTGCTGAAAGCACAGATCACTCACTTCTTCGAGCACTACAAAGACCTCGAAAAAGGCAAGTGGGTTAAAGTTGACGGCTGGGACAACGCTGAAGCGGCAAAAGCAGAAATCGTCGCGTCCTTCGAGCGCGCTGCGAAGAAGTAA
- a CDS encoding Gfo/Idh/MocA family protein yields the protein MEKVRFGIIGIGNIGTVHARYLLAGTVGEACLTAVCDNAPEKHPTIRQRVGSIPLFSDAQEMLNSGLIDAVIVATPHYDHPRLSMLAMRNGIHTLCEKPAGVYTAQVQEMNACAHECDVVFSMMYNQRPNPLYQKVKDLIDSGELGDIRRSNWIITNWYRSQSYYNSGGWRATWKGEGGGVLLNQDPHQLDLWQWLVGMPVRLRAFCQFGKYRDIEVEDEVTAYAEYANGATGVFITTVAETPGTNRLEITGTRGKVVVEEGKLRYWRLRESETAFNARWQNGFGEPECWEVTVPVAPECSEHYVITANFCAAILRGEPLIAPGLEGIRGLTLSNAMHLSTWTDDWVELPLNEKQYLRLLQQRITTSVEKETISRTLDASGSW from the coding sequence ATGGAGAAAGTACGTTTTGGCATTATTGGTATAGGGAATATCGGAACCGTTCACGCGCGCTATTTACTGGCGGGAACCGTTGGCGAGGCCTGCCTGACGGCGGTTTGCGATAATGCACCGGAAAAACATCCCACCATTCGCCAACGGGTAGGTTCCATTCCGCTTTTCAGCGACGCGCAAGAGATGCTGAATAGCGGGCTTATCGATGCGGTCATCGTGGCAACCCCACATTACGACCACCCGCGCCTGTCGATGCTGGCCATGCGCAATGGCATTCATACCCTGTGTGAAAAGCCGGCAGGCGTCTATACCGCGCAGGTTCAGGAGATGAACGCCTGCGCGCACGAGTGCGACGTGGTGTTTAGCATGATGTACAACCAGCGTCCAAACCCGCTGTATCAGAAAGTGAAAGATCTCATCGACAGCGGTGAGCTTGGCGACATCCGTCGCTCGAACTGGATAATCACCAACTGGTATCGCTCGCAAAGTTATTACAACTCCGGCGGCTGGCGCGCCACCTGGAAAGGCGAAGGCGGCGGCGTGCTGCTTAATCAGGACCCGCATCAGCTCGATCTCTGGCAGTGGCTGGTAGGTATGCCGGTACGTTTGCGCGCCTTTTGTCAGTTTGGCAAGTATCGCGACATCGAAGTGGAAGACGAGGTCACCGCCTACGCGGAATATGCCAACGGTGCCACCGGCGTGTTTATCACCACGGTCGCAGAAACCCCGGGAACCAATCGCCTTGAGATTACGGGAACTCGCGGCAAAGTCGTCGTTGAAGAGGGGAAACTACGTTACTGGCGGCTGCGCGAATCGGAAACTGCGTTCAACGCCCGCTGGCAAAACGGTTTTGGAGAACCCGAATGCTGGGAAGTTACCGTACCCGTCGCGCCGGAATGCAGTGAGCACTACGTCATTACCGCCAATTTCTGCGCCGCTATTCTGCGCGGCGAACCGCTGATTGCGCCGGGCCTGGAAGGGATCCGCGGGCTAACCCTCTCCAACGCCATGCATCTGTCCACCTGGACCGACGACTGGGTCGAGCTACCGCTTAATGAAAAACAGTACCTGCGCCTGCTTCAGCAGCGGATAACCACCTCGGTAGAGAAAGAGACGATAAGCCGAACGCTGGATGCCTCTGGTAGCTGGTAA